A region of Streptomyces sp. NBC_01788 DNA encodes the following proteins:
- a CDS encoding cysteine desulfurase family protein, giving the protein MNTPPIYLDHQATTPLDERVLEAMLPFFTHEYGNPSSPHACGRTAARAIRTARQQVADLVGAKNPLELVFTSGATEANHLAILGAALAARPHGGHIVTTAIEHKAVLAACQQLVDHHGYTLTRVSVDRHGRAHPADIAAALTPNTVLVSVMHANNEIGTLQRLAAIAEITAPRGIVLHTDAAQSTGYGLLDVAELGVDLASLSAHKLHGPKGIGALYIRGGLRITAQQTGGGQERGLRAGTPNVPAIVGFGAAAHLITTDAVPPPTRIRALRDRLQDRLLATLPGATVNGHPHRRLPGNLSLTLPGIEATDLLDRLPGIAASTGSACNTGSGEPSHVLTAIGLTRNQARATLRLSIGRTTTDTDIDQAAHLITRTAHTLMPTPANAA; this is encoded by the coding sequence ATGAACACCCCACCGATCTACCTCGACCACCAGGCCACCACTCCACTCGACGAGCGCGTTCTCGAGGCAATGCTGCCGTTCTTCACCCATGAGTACGGCAACCCCTCCAGCCCGCACGCCTGCGGACGCACCGCCGCGAGGGCGATCCGCACCGCCCGCCAGCAGGTCGCCGACCTGGTCGGCGCCAAGAACCCACTGGAGCTCGTCTTCACCTCCGGCGCCACCGAGGCCAATCACCTCGCGATCCTCGGCGCCGCCCTGGCCGCCCGCCCGCACGGCGGCCACATCGTCACCACTGCGATCGAGCACAAGGCCGTCCTCGCCGCCTGCCAGCAGCTCGTCGATCACCACGGCTACACCCTCACCCGCGTCAGCGTCGACCGGCACGGCCGAGCCCACCCCGCCGACATCGCCGCCGCCCTCACCCCGAACACTGTGCTGGTCTCCGTGATGCACGCCAACAACGAGATCGGCACCCTGCAACGGCTCGCAGCCATCGCCGAGATCACCGCCCCGCGCGGCATTGTCCTGCACACCGACGCCGCCCAGAGCACCGGCTACGGACTCCTCGACGTCGCCGAACTCGGCGTCGACCTCGCTTCCCTGTCCGCCCACAAACTCCACGGCCCCAAAGGCATCGGCGCCCTTTACATCCGCGGCGGCCTCCGCATCACCGCACAGCAGACTGGCGGCGGACAAGAACGCGGCCTGCGGGCCGGCACCCCCAACGTCCCCGCGATCGTCGGCTTCGGCGCCGCCGCCCACCTCATCACCACGGACGCGGTCCCGCCCCCGACCCGCATCCGGGCCCTGCGTGACCGGCTCCAGGACCGCCTCCTGGCCACGCTCCCCGGCGCCACCGTCAACGGCCATCCGCACCGGCGACTGCCAGGAAACCTCAGCCTCACTCTCCCCGGCATCGAAGCCACCGACCTCCTCGACCGCCTCCCCGGCATCGCCGCATCCACCGGCTCGGCCTGCAACACCGGAAGCGGCGAACCCTCCCACGTTCTCACCGCGATCGGACTCACCCGCAACCAGGCCCGAGCCACCCTCCGGCTCAGCATCGGCCGCACCACCACCGACACCGACATCGACCAAGCCGCCCACCTCATCACCCGCACCGCACACACACTGATGCCGACGCCCGCCAACGCGGCCTAA